The genomic stretch AAGCACGAACCACTTATTCTTCCAATCTTCTTTTACAACCACCATTTCGAAGGACATTCGTTCATTTTGCTCCATTACAATGCCTATTGTATCCAAGTGTCATCTATGATGCCGAagagtgtggatcaagttcttctacgagaaccattctcagGTATGAAAAGAGAGAAGTCTCAAGAACCAAACCCCCAAATGATTTCAGACATTAGAATTGATGTATTGAACAGATGTAGTGGGCCGAGCCAACTAAACATGGGCTCGATCAAGCCCAACCCTTCAGACGCCAGATTTTGAAGAAACTTCATATCTGCCACAAGTGCGAACAACCACCAACATCTTATCTCTTCCTGTTCCCAGAAAAGCCTCTCCATAACTTCAATCCAGAGTCTCAATGCTCATCACTCAAGCAAACCCCAAGACATGGAACCTATTTACTTTTCCACAAGTCCAAACTTACTCTTCTGCTTCTCTCTTCCAAACCCAAGCCCCTGCAAGAACTAAAGTATCCTCATCAAATACCAgccatgaaagaaataaaattaaagcatCCTCAGCAGGAGAAATCAAACGCCTTGTTCTTACGCAAGAAGGTAGAACAAAGCTTAACCCTTTGCCAGACCGAGAATTTTATGCCTACCCACGTTTTGTAACTCATGTGGATGATGGCTTCATATCCACCTTAACTGAACTTTACAGAGAAAGGTTGAAGCCTGATTGGGTTATACTTGATCTAATGAGCTCATGGGTTAGTCATCTACCTAAAGAAATTCAGTACAAGAAGGTGGTGGGACATGGACTTAATGCCCAAGAGCTTGCCAAGAACCCAAGGTTGGATTATTTCTTTGTAaaggatcttaacaaagatcaaAAGCTTGAATTGGAGAGTTCTAGTTTCAATGCAGTGTTATGTACAGTTAGTGTGCAATATCTCCAACAGCCCGAGAAGGTACCACTCTTTCTTCTTAGTTTTGATAATTTTCtttctcatgaaaaaaaaaaaaagggggggcaTACTCAGTGTACAAGGCTTCCGCATGTGTGAAGTCCGGGGGCgagaactatgcagccttaccctgaGAATATCGAGAAACTGTTTTCGGCCGCTTGACACAGTTAGAGCTAATTGTCATCTTGTAGAATTTTCAATTGCTTCAATACTAGACTCTTTTCTAATGAATTGTTCCCTTCTTATCCACTTCAACTTAAAAAAGattatttcttttccttggaTCATTAATCCTCTTCCCTAAAACTTAGACGTCCTAAgatcgactcccactaggcacaccttgaaccactcacacgggggtgtttagtgctctttactattttcaatgaaagttgaatggttctcattcaaccttggtatgacTCACTCCATGCGATTGTAGGGTCAGTATGGGTCCTCGgaactagtcaggccgaaggcctggatacccatcgttcgcaaaaaaaaatctccttccCCAAAACCCATGGCCACATCACATTGTACTCCTAAGCACTCTCCTTAAATATGATGAGAGAACTTTAATTAATAGAGATGCCCTTTGCAGACCTAGATTTCGGTTTCATGTCAAGTGTTTAGATTATGGGGCTTTCCCACTAAtggtaatgccgaaggtgggattCCCTAAATCTTTGTTTCTTAAATTCATCTGGGTATGTCTGGATGTTAATCAtgtacctttttatttttaatacataCTTCATCTAATCTtctagagagaaagagaacacTTTAATTAACATTTTCGTGTAAGTAGGTTGTGTTTATGTGCACTAATAGAATAGTTAATGAAGGACTTGGGATGTAAAATTCATGGAATGTGTggaaaaaaaaagcttcaaAATACTAGATTAAATGAAAATATGACAGacattgtcttcactcttcattACAGGTATTTGCAGAAGTGTTTAGAGTGCTAAAGCCAGGAGGGGTATTTATTGTGAGCTTCAGTAATCGATTGTTCTATGAGAAAGCCATCAGTGCATGGAGAGATGGAACTACATATAGCCGTGTTCAACTGGTTGTGCAGTACTTCCAAATTGTTGAAGGGTTCACCCAGCCGGAAATCATTCGGAAGTTACCAAACCCTAGTAGTGCTCAAGGGAACCAATCTCCCTTTGGTTGGATCATGAGTTTGTTTGGATTGTTTTCTGGGTCAGATCCTTTCTATGCAGTGATAGCctacaaaaatttcaaaccaGTATATGAATAAAAATATGTCAAAttctagaagagaaaagaatatGTTCTAGATAATTGCAAGATGAGATTTAAGATGAATTGTACACAGATTTAACCTTGTGGAGAGGATTTGAAACCCCAGATTCATGTTCTTTTGTTAGCTCTAAGCATCTAGGCCTACTTTTGGAAGGAACCCATCTATCCGCTATGTGGCAGATCAGGTGGGACCCAAATTTCGTGGATGTGGAGATTCCAAAGTCTCCAACAAACAATGATCAGCGCAAAcgatggatttttttattttttgaaaagataACCtttgagaggagagaaaatgagagatcAATGTAATCCCCAACCTATACGTCAAGTTTCAGACTGAATGAAAATCAGTTGGGAAAATTAAGTTGGGAAAATCTAGATACCACAAGAGGGTGAATGGATAAGCATATAAAGGGTGTATCCGATGTATGAGGCTCCCGCATATGTAAGATTCAAGGGGTCAagaactatgcagccttacGCCGAGAATGTCGAGTGGCTATTTCAACTACTTGACCTCTTGATTGCAACATTCGTACTTTTACTATTGGACCAAGAGCGCCCCTGAATGGATAAACAATTAAACACATAAGGGTAGAAATATAATGATTCATTGGTATACATGAGACATgagagggtatttgattgaatttgaattacTTAAAATTTAACACATGACCATTCTATAAGGTGTACAACTAATCCAACAATTATTCGACAAAACCCTATCGATGTAGCACGAAATGGTGTACCATTTCCGACGCCCTTCCAAAATGAGGCTGTGAGAATGAGTTTTTCTCTTCAGCTCAAGCAAGGTTAGACATTTTAAGACTTTCCtaatacaacaataacaattaaAAGTTACAGGTTTTCCTGCCAACCCCTTAAATTAGTGCCACATGGCAATACAATTATTGGGGTCCAAATTTTATAGATGAGTTGACCACATTGTAACCTCTATGTGGTTACTTTTTCTTGGTATAGTATATGGCATTATGGAAGGGTAAACCTAGATGTTATAAAACAAGAAGGAAGATGGGGATGGCGTGGTTTCCGATGGACGACCCATCCCTATTAAAGCCCATCTACACCAAATTGGCCAAGAGAATTCAATATTTGCATTGAAGTTCCAAGCCTCGAGGACTTCTCGAGTTGTAAGGAAGTCACTGACCTAAACCGAACCCAAAAATTTGGCCTAGATAATTACTTAGTTGTCTGGAGCTTATCAGAGAAAATCCAGTCATTGAGCTGGGACCAAATTAGGTAAAGTGGCAGAGACCTGCAAATGGTTGAGGACACCCTTACCATCTCAGCACCTTCTATTTCTGACACCATTGCAGCCCATCTTAGACCCTCGTCCACACCTCTAGGTCAAGCCCAAATATCAAGTAATTTCAGTCTAGGAGTTGCCTGCATATTCTTCCTTTCCTTgtatggttttttttattttttgggtagactTTCCTTATATGGTTTATTCCCTTAATTATATGGTATTCCCATGTTATGTACtgttttttttgctaatgatgggtatctaggccttcggcctgactagtcctacGGGCCTATACTGACCCTGCAATCGCATGGACCGGATCATATTAGGGTCTTCCCATGTTATGTACAAATATTCCCAACTTGTAGTTATTCTCCAGTATGAATCAAGGTGCAAAGGTTTTACCAAACTTCAGACGGCATTAGAGCCAATCTCCTCTGTTGTGTCTTGAGTTAGGGCTACTGTCGGGTTGGATTGGACTTTTGAAAACCCgagcccaaccctaggtcccctaAGCTAGGCTTAAATTCAACCAAGCTTTGACTCAAAGATCAGCCCAACCCTAAGTCTGCTTAGCTAGGCTTAGGCCCAGCCAAGGCCTGACTTTGAGCCCTGCCCTTAGGGCCAGGCtaaccctgattggccctgattatgggaaggggaagggagatGCCACGGCTGGGCTAGgctaaagagaagaagaagaagacaaggtCGCCCCACAACCCAAGGCCTCAATCATGGCCCAGCCTAGCCTCGATTCGAGGCCAAAATTTCTTAGCTTTGATCAGCCCTTAAGACCAAGGTATCTCAGCCATGGCCCTATTCAGATTTAAAGCTAGCTCGAGCcaacaaggccaaacttgcacctctACTCTGTGATCTTCTCCTACTGCTGTTGCATCCTACCTCACAGTCCTTGTAACCTCACCTGCTATGTTCCATTCCTAAAtgtgttaatcggtttgattttgatgtaaactgtttggtttggttcggtacAAGACtttttaggtaaaatcaaaaccgaattgTTTAAAAAGTCGTttcaaatattgaaatcaatatCTTTTATCAATGGTTTCGATCCaaatggttttaaacggtttcttaggtttctaattttttcttcaaaaggGCTTCGTTGTCtttaaattatttattgaaatacatttaaacttaacattgaatcgaattatttattattatatatattttttaattaattatttaatataaacttaattttcttattaaaatGTATGTAactaaacttaacattgaattgacTTAAACTTACCATGTATATATTAATTGGTTTACCGATTTACTTAACCTATTTACCAATAGTTTAAACGATTCAATTCGGTTTAAATTGTTGACTGGtctcaattttaaaatcaatattgaatcatttattaaataatttcatGATTTGATTTTCACATCCCTTAACAATCACCCTCTCCCCTGCCTCATGCTATCTCTCCCTttcgtttattttattttcttataaatttttattcCACCACCTACTGTGACCTGCTCCTCCTATTCGTTCCTTTATTCCCTCATCGCCATAACCTACTAACTCGCTCTCCCCACCTCCCCCCACCCACCCTTcccccttccaaaaaaaaaaaattccattattatttataattttctctTATACATAAACCATTGCCCATTACCCATCAGTTGTCAGCATCCTTGTCACACATCATCTATAACCTCTTCTCAACCATCACCCATCAGACATTGCAGGTTCACTCATCAACAGTCACCCGTTCCTATC from Macadamia integrifolia cultivar HAES 741 chromosome 14, SCU_Mint_v3, whole genome shotgun sequence encodes the following:
- the LOC122061464 gene encoding uncharacterized protein LOC122061464, with the translated sequence MLITQANPKTWNLFTFPQVQTYSSASLFQTQAPARTKVSSSNTSHERNKIKASSAGEIKRLVLTQEGRTKLNPLPDREFYAYPRFVTHVDDGFISTLTELYRERLKPDWVILDLMSSWVSHLPKEIQYKKVVGHGLNAQELAKNPRLDYFFVKDLNKDQKLELESSSFNAVLCTVSVQYLQQPEKVFAEVFRVLKPGGVFIVSFSNRLFYEKAISAWRDGTTYSRVQLVVQYFQIVEGFTQPEIIRKLPNPSSAQGNQSPFGWIMSLFGLFSGSDPFYAVIAYKNFKPVYE